A single Ptiloglossa arizonensis isolate GNS036 chromosome 2, iyPtiAriz1_principal, whole genome shotgun sequence DNA region contains:
- the Cpap3-d gene encoding cuticular protein analogous to peritrophins 3-D translates to MSHPWSVTLLALAAFLASVEAGALLGAPPCPDPYGVHAYPHPESCNSFFLCTNGTLTLEYCENGLLFDGHGDVYHHCNYHWAVDCGDRKADLTPLSTPGCEYQFGMYPVSDACSTTYIRCVHGHPDEAHCDPGLVYEAKSHTCVWPDQLLPYCNPEEIVGFKCPHKVPSHSAAAKFWPFPRFPVPGDCGRLITCVDGHPRLITCGDGKLFDSVSLACLDPDELPHCANDL, encoded by the exons ATGAGCCATCCGTGGAGCGTGACCCTATTGGCCCTGGCGGCTTTTCTGGCCTCCG TGGAGGCAGGTGCTCTTTTGGGCGCACCACCGTGTCCAGATCCATATGGTGTCCATGCGTACCCCCATCCCGAGTCCTGTAACAGTTTCTTCCTTTGCACGAACGGTACACTGACCCTCGAATACTGTGAGAACGGACTGCTTTTCGACGGCCATGGTGACGTGTACCATCATTGCAACTATCACTGGGCCGTGGACTGCGGAGATCGCAAGGCTGACC TCACTCCGCTCAGCACTCCCGGTTGCGAATACCAATTCGGCATGTACCCTGTAAGCGATGCGTGCAGCACCACGTACATCAGATGCGTTCACGGACATCCCGACGAAGCACATTGCGACCCTGGATTAGTATACGAAGCGAAGAGTCACACGTGCGTCTGGCCGGATCAACTGTTGCCCTACTGCAACCCGGAGGAAATTGTCGGCTTCAAGTGTCCCCACAAAGTACCATCCCATAGCGCGGCTGCTAAATTCTGGCCCTTCCCTAG ATTCCCGGTACCAGGCGATTGCGGTAGATTGATTACCTGCGTTGACGGACATCCACGTTTGATCACTTGCGGTGATGGTAAACTCTTCGATTCCGTGAGCTTGGCCTGTCTCGATCCCGACGAGCTGCCTCACTG